The proteins below are encoded in one region of Mycobacterium pseudokansasii:
- a CDS encoding universal stress protein, producing MSNPSAPAVVVGIDGSKAATQAALWAIDEAVSRDIPLRLVYVIDPLEPSGGGGRDGRQGTAHAALFDACRAVEATGHPVKVETEVLRGRPLTKLMEESRSAVMVCVGSIGLNHARRGEGSVAATLAGSALCPVAVIQVPPGGVPVPKISAVVAEVNNGSVLRHAFEEARLRGVALRALSARMPDTSGDAGDGNRLAQAQLSRRLARWTRLYPDVEVESTVIRGHACRYIAANAKPDQLYVTDSHAAQACNVYSAGCSVLTVRSGNL from the coding sequence ATGAGCAACCCGTCAGCTCCGGCGGTGGTCGTCGGTATCGACGGATCCAAGGCGGCAACCCAGGCAGCGCTGTGGGCGATCGACGAGGCGGTCAGCCGAGACATCCCGCTGCGCCTTGTGTACGTCATCGATCCGCTGGAACCGTCGGGCGGTGGCGGTCGTGATGGTCGGCAAGGCACGGCGCACGCGGCACTTTTCGACGCATGCCGTGCCGTTGAAGCCACCGGACACCCGGTCAAGGTGGAAACCGAAGTCCTACGGGGCAGGCCGCTCACCAAGCTGATGGAGGAGTCCAGGTCGGCGGTGATGGTCTGTGTCGGGTCCATCGGGCTCAACCACGCGCGCCGCGGCGAGGGCTCGGTCGCGGCGACCCTGGCCGGGTCGGCGCTATGCCCGGTGGCGGTAATCCAGGTCCCCCCCGGCGGAGTGCCGGTGCCGAAGATCAGCGCGGTGGTCGCGGAGGTGAACAACGGTTCGGTGCTGCGACATGCGTTCGAGGAGGCCAGGCTGAGGGGGGTTGCGCTGCGGGCTCTGTCGGCACGCATGCCCGACACATCGGGTGACGCCGGCGACGGAAACCGTTTGGCGCAAGCGCAACTGAGCCGCCGGCTGGCGCGGTGGACGCGGCTGTACCCCGACGTCGAGGTCGAGTCGACCGTCATTCGCGGACATGCCTGCCGCTACATCGCCGCCAACGCCAAGCCGGACCAACTGTATGTCACCGACTCCCATGCCGCACAGGCCTGCAACGTCTACAGCGCAGGATGCTCGGTGCTGACCGTACGCAGTGGCAACTTGTAG
- a CDS encoding nitric-oxide reductase large subunit, with protein sequence MAAQQTSSSPIPSRQSSRPLIGKGWIQGVALVMIFGFLVMGILVYRTYTAAMPMPDKVVTESGQVLFTGDDITRGQELYQARGLMQYGSVLGHGAYLGPDYTADYLRMATDDVADQLRAQGVAGPRDRVVTEFRTNRYNPDTKTLVFTDRQAAAFGRIQNHYAAYFGENSTKYGLLPQLITDKAQIRDLTAFFAWTAWAAAAERPGHTYSYTNNWPAEQRVDNGPTAAVILWSALSLIALLGGIGIMFAIYGRWSQKVGWHSAEASNLSFRQPGEVSLTPAQRATIWFFAIVSVLFLAQTLLGAAAEHYRADLSNFFGLDLARLLPYNLARTWHLQLALFWTAAAFLAGGIFLVPFISRREPKRQGLLAYVLLGAVAVVVFGSLICEALSIYGVIPHGGLLSQQWEYLDLPRLWQILLIVGMFVWIAIIWRGMRARLKGESKMNMPWLFFFSGLAIPTFYAVGLLASSGTHYTVADFWRFWVVHLWVEDFLELFTTVMVAYMFVLLGVVRERIALGVIFLDVILYSAGGVIGTMHHLYFSGTPVEHMALGAFFSAAEVIPLTFLTVEAWAFLQLGARQQSGDANPFPHRWAVMFLVAVGFWNFVGAGIFGFLINLPVVSYYEIGTALTANHGHAAMMGVYGMLAVGLAMFAFRYVIPADKWPEKLARISFWGMNIGLAWMVFATLLPLGILQLYHSVNDGYFEARSLGYITKPGNAVIEWLRMPGDLILIVGGVLPFVWIAWTALRNFRSGSTVEELPEHPLYTEVQAETSGSAAPAKD encoded by the coding sequence ATGGCTGCTCAACAGACATCGTCATCGCCAATTCCCAGCCGGCAATCGTCGCGCCCGTTGATCGGGAAGGGCTGGATTCAGGGTGTGGCCCTGGTGATGATCTTCGGCTTCCTGGTGATGGGAATCCTGGTCTACCGCACCTATACCGCGGCGATGCCGATGCCGGACAAGGTCGTCACCGAATCGGGCCAGGTCCTGTTCACCGGCGACGACATCACCCGCGGCCAAGAGCTCTACCAGGCGCGTGGCCTTATGCAATACGGTTCGGTGCTCGGCCACGGCGCCTACCTGGGGCCCGACTACACCGCCGACTACCTGCGCATGGCCACCGACGACGTCGCCGATCAGCTACGGGCCCAAGGTGTGGCCGGCCCCCGGGATCGGGTGGTCACCGAATTCCGGACCAACCGCTACAACCCCGATACCAAGACGCTGGTGTTCACTGACCGCCAGGCCGCGGCATTCGGGCGGATCCAAAACCACTACGCCGCCTACTTCGGGGAGAACTCGACGAAGTACGGGCTGCTGCCGCAGCTGATCACCGACAAGGCACAAATCCGGGACCTGACCGCGTTCTTCGCCTGGACGGCATGGGCGGCCGCCGCCGAGCGGCCCGGCCACACGTACAGCTACACCAACAACTGGCCGGCCGAGCAGCGCGTCGACAACGGTCCGACCGCAGCGGTGATCCTATGGTCGGCGCTGTCGCTGATCGCGTTGCTGGGCGGCATCGGGATCATGTTCGCCATCTACGGCCGCTGGAGCCAAAAGGTCGGCTGGCACAGTGCCGAGGCGTCCAACCTCTCCTTCCGCCAACCCGGCGAGGTGAGCCTGACGCCGGCCCAGCGAGCGACCATCTGGTTCTTCGCGATCGTGTCCGTGCTCTTCCTGGCCCAAACACTGCTGGGCGCCGCCGCCGAGCACTATCGGGCCGACTTGTCGAACTTCTTCGGCCTGGACCTGGCCCGACTGCTGCCGTACAACCTGGCCCGAACCTGGCATCTGCAGTTAGCGCTGTTCTGGACCGCGGCAGCGTTTCTGGCGGGTGGCATCTTCCTGGTGCCGTTCATCAGCCGTCGGGAGCCAAAACGCCAGGGCCTGTTGGCTTACGTATTGCTGGGCGCGGTTGCGGTCGTGGTGTTCGGCTCGCTGATCTGCGAGGCGCTCTCCATCTACGGGGTGATCCCCCACGGCGGGCTGCTCTCCCAGCAGTGGGAGTACCTCGACCTGCCACGGCTATGGCAGATCCTGCTGATCGTCGGCATGTTCGTCTGGATCGCGATCATCTGGCGCGGCATGCGCGCCCGGCTCAAAGGCGAGTCCAAGATGAACATGCCGTGGTTGTTCTTCTTCTCCGGCCTGGCCATACCCACCTTCTACGCCGTCGGGTTGTTGGCCAGCAGCGGCACCCACTACACGGTCGCCGACTTCTGGCGGTTCTGGGTGGTGCACCTGTGGGTCGAGGACTTCCTCGAACTCTTCACCACCGTGATGGTGGCCTACATGTTCGTGCTGCTGGGTGTGGTGCGCGAACGCATTGCCCTGGGCGTGATCTTCCTCGATGTGATCCTGTACTCCGCCGGCGGCGTCATCGGCACCATGCACCACCTGTACTTCTCGGGTACCCCGGTGGAGCACATGGCGCTGGGCGCCTTCTTCTCGGCTGCCGAGGTCATCCCGCTGACCTTCCTGACGGTCGAGGCGTGGGCGTTCCTGCAGCTGGGAGCGCGCCAGCAGTCCGGGGATGCCAACCCGTTCCCACATCGTTGGGCGGTCATGTTCCTGGTCGCGGTCGGATTCTGGAACTTCGTGGGAGCGGGCATCTTCGGATTCCTGATCAACCTGCCGGTCGTGTCCTACTACGAGATCGGCACCGCGCTGACGGCAAATCACGGGCACGCGGCGATGATGGGGGTATACGGTATGCTGGCCGTCGGCCTGGCGATGTTCGCCTTCCGCTATGTGATCCCGGCCGACAAGTGGCCGGAGAAGCTGGCGCGAATCTCGTTCTGGGGCATGAACATCGGCCTGGCCTGGATGGTGTTCGCCACCCTGCTGCCGCTGGGTATCCTGCAGCTCTACCACTCGGTCAACGACGGCTATTTCGAGGCGCGGTCGTTGGGCTACATCACCAAGCCCGGCAACGCGGTGATCGAATGGCTGCGGATGCCCGGTGATCTGATCCTCATCGTCGGCGGCGTGCTGCCGTTCGTCTGGATCGCCTGGACCGCGCTGCGCAACTTCCGCTCCGGTTCGACGGTCGAGGAATTGCCGGAACATCCGCTCTACACCGAGGTTCAGGCGGAGACATCCGGTTCCGCAGCGCCGGCGAAGGACTGA
- a CDS encoding Acg family FMN-binding oxidoreductase, with translation MNAPFPDAGALRAVLTLATRAPSVHNTQPWRWRVGAASLDLFSEPDMQLHSTDPDGRDLIISCGVALHHCVVALASMGWRAKVSRLPDPDNPRHLATIEFQAQDADHADIALAAAIPRRRTDRRVYSSWPVAGGDVAQMAARAARCGVMLRQVDALDKMRSIVAQAVWSHAGDEEYIRELTTWSGRYGGVAGVPARNTPPSDRSAPIPGRLFAAPALAQPSGISPADDGGVILALGTDQDDRVSRLRAGEATSAVLLTATAMGLASCPITEPLEIQSTRDAVRADVFGDSGYPQMLLRVGWAPINADPLPATPRRSLSQVVDGPRELLEERG, from the coding sequence ATGAATGCCCCATTCCCGGACGCGGGCGCCCTTCGAGCGGTCCTTACGCTGGCCACCCGTGCGCCCTCGGTCCACAACACCCAACCGTGGCGGTGGCGGGTGGGCGCGGCAAGTCTGGACCTGTTCTCCGAGCCCGACATGCAACTGCACAGCACCGACCCGGACGGGCGCGATCTGATCATCAGCTGCGGTGTCGCACTGCATCACTGTGTCGTTGCCTTGGCGTCGATGGGCTGGCGCGCCAAGGTAAGCCGCTTGCCCGATCCGGACAACCCCCGCCACCTCGCGACCATCGAGTTCCAGGCCCAGGATGCCGATCACGCCGACATCGCACTCGCCGCGGCCATCCCGCGGCGCCGGACCGACCGTCGCGTCTACAGCAGCTGGCCGGTGGCCGGCGGTGACGTCGCCCAGATGGCCGCGCGGGCGGCTCGCTGTGGGGTTATGCTCCGCCAGGTCGACGCGCTCGACAAGATGAGATCAATTGTCGCCCAAGCTGTGTGGAGCCATGCGGGCGACGAGGAGTACATCCGCGAGCTCACGACCTGGAGTGGGCGCTACGGCGGCGTGGCCGGGGTTCCGGCCCGGAACACTCCGCCGTCGGATCGCAGCGCCCCGATCCCCGGCCGGCTGTTCGCGGCACCGGCGCTGGCCCAACCCTCCGGCATCTCGCCCGCCGACGACGGCGGCGTCATCCTGGCACTGGGCACCGACCAAGACGACCGCGTGTCTCGGCTCCGGGCCGGGGAGGCGACCAGCGCCGTCCTGTTGACCGCGACCGCCATGGGATTGGCGTCCTGCCCGATCACCGAACCATTGGAGATCCAGAGCACGCGCGACGCCGTTCGCGCGGACGTGTTCGGCGACAGCGGCTACCCGCAGATGCTGCTCCGAGTCGGTTGGGCGCCGATCAATGCCGACCCGTTACCGGCCACGCCGCGGCGTAGTCTTTCGCAGGTCGTCGACGGGCCCCGCGAGCTACTGGAGGAGCGGGGCTGA
- a CDS encoding GAF domain-containing sensor histidine kinase yields MADNRLRVDPGTTPDSGLRPLRQTLSQLRLRELLVEVQERVEQIVEGRDRLDGLVEAMLVVTSGLDLDATLRTIVHSATNLVDARYGALEVHDRHKRVLQFVYEGFDDETVERIGHLPQGLGIIGLLIDEPKPLRLEDLSLHPASVGFPANHPPMSTFLGVPVRVHDMSLGTLYLTDKTNGQPFSDDDELLVQALAAAAGIAIANARLYQQATTRQSWIEATRDIATELLSGAEPATVFRLVAEEALKLTAADAALVAVPLDENVPAAKVTELLVIETVGSTVASVMGQVISVADTALADVCVDSSPKQVEKFALDGVDVAGPALLLPLRATDTCAGVVVLLRHDSSGPASEDQLEMMAAFSDQAALALQLASSQRRMRELDVVTERDRIARDLHDHVIQRLFAVGLALQAAVPRARVPEVQQRLSEAIDDLQGVIQEIRTTIFDLHGGSQGITRLRQRIDAAVAQFAGSGLRTSVQFVGPLSVVDNLLADHAEAVVREAVSNAVRHARATTLMIRVKVADDLCIEVSDNGCGMPDQFTASGLTNLRRRAEEAGGEFAIDATATGGTLLHWSAPLLQ; encoded by the coding sequence ATGGCTGACAACCGGCTTCGCGTCGATCCGGGCACAACCCCGGACTCGGGTCTGCGTCCGCTGCGCCAAACGCTTTCCCAGCTGCGGCTGCGTGAGCTGCTGGTGGAAGTGCAGGAGCGGGTCGAGCAGATCGTGGAGGGCCGCGACCGCCTCGACGGGCTGGTGGAAGCCATGCTCGTCGTCACGTCGGGTCTGGACTTGGACGCGACACTGCGCACGATTGTGCACTCGGCGACCAATCTCGTTGATGCCCGCTACGGTGCCCTGGAGGTTCACGATCGGCACAAGCGGGTGCTGCAGTTCGTCTATGAGGGCTTCGACGATGAGACCGTCGAGCGGATCGGCCACCTGCCCCAGGGCCTTGGCATCATCGGCCTGCTCATCGACGAGCCCAAACCACTACGGCTGGAAGACCTTTCATTGCATCCGGCATCGGTTGGCTTTCCGGCCAATCATCCGCCCATGAGCACCTTCCTCGGGGTGCCGGTTCGGGTGCACGACATGTCGCTGGGCACGTTGTACCTGACCGACAAGACCAACGGTCAGCCGTTCAGCGACGACGACGAATTGCTGGTCCAGGCGCTGGCCGCGGCCGCCGGCATCGCCATTGCGAACGCCCGGCTTTACCAACAGGCCACGACGCGACAGTCCTGGATCGAGGCGACCCGTGACATCGCCACCGAATTGCTCTCCGGCGCCGAACCAGCGACGGTATTTCGGCTTGTCGCCGAGGAGGCGCTCAAGCTGACCGCGGCGGACGCGGCTCTGGTGGCCGTTCCGCTCGACGAGAACGTGCCGGCCGCCAAGGTGACGGAGCTGCTGGTGATCGAGACGGTGGGCAGCACTGTGGCTTCCGTTATGGGGCAAGTTATTTCGGTGGCGGACACCGCGCTCGCGGATGTCTGCGTCGACAGCAGCCCGAAACAGGTCGAGAAGTTTGCGCTGGACGGCGTCGACGTCGCGGGTCCGGCGCTGCTGTTGCCACTGCGGGCTACCGATACCTGCGCCGGCGTCGTCGTGCTGTTGCGCCATGACAGTTCCGGACCGGCCAGCGAGGACCAACTCGAGATGATGGCCGCCTTCTCCGATCAGGCCGCACTGGCGCTGCAGCTGGCCAGCTCGCAGCGCCGGATGCGTGAGCTCGACGTCGTGACCGAGCGCGACCGGATTGCACGCGACCTGCACGACCACGTGATCCAGCGCCTCTTCGCCGTCGGTCTGGCGTTGCAGGCTGCCGTTCCGCGCGCACGGGTTCCCGAAGTGCAGCAACGACTTTCGGAAGCGATCGACGATCTTCAGGGAGTCATTCAGGAGATCCGGACCACGATTTTCGACCTGCACGGAGGCTCACAGGGCATCACCCGGCTGCGGCAGCGAATCGATGCCGCCGTCGCCCAATTCGCCGGATCGGGGTTGCGCACCTCGGTGCAATTCGTCGGCCCGCTATCGGTGGTGGACAACCTGCTTGCCGATCACGCCGAGGCGGTGGTCAGGGAAGCCGTCAGCAACGCCGTCCGCCACGCGCGGGCCACGACATTGATGATCCGGGTCAAAGTCGCCGACGACTTGTGCATCGAGGTGAGCGATAACGGATGCGGAATGCCCGACCAGTTCACTGCCAGCGGCCTGACCAATCTGCGTCGGCGCGCAGAAGAGGCCGGTGGCGAATTCGCCATCGATGCGACCGCCACTGGCGGCACATTGCTGCACTGGTCAGCCCCGCTCCTCCAGTAG
- the dosR gene encoding hypoxia response regulator transcription factor DosR/DevR encodes MVTVFLVDDHEVVRRGLIDLLDADPQLEVVGEAGSVGEAMARIPAANPDVAVLDVRLPDGNGIELCRDLLSRMPELRCLILTSYTSDEAMLDAILAGASGYVVKDIKGMELARAVKEVGAGRSLLDNRAAAALMSKLRGGVEKPDPLSGLTDQERTLLGLLSEGLTNKQIADRMFLAEKTVKNYVSRLLAKLGMERRTQAAVFATQLQRSRPGVG; translated from the coding sequence TTGGTAACAGTCTTCTTGGTCGATGACCACGAGGTGGTACGGCGCGGCCTGATCGACCTACTCGACGCGGACCCTCAACTCGAGGTCGTCGGCGAGGCGGGTTCGGTTGGCGAAGCGATGGCCAGAATTCCGGCGGCTAACCCCGATGTGGCGGTGCTCGACGTCCGGTTGCCCGACGGCAATGGCATCGAGCTGTGCCGAGATCTGTTGTCGCGCATGCCGGAACTGCGCTGTCTGATCCTGACGTCGTACACCTCCGATGAGGCGATGCTGGACGCGATCCTGGCGGGTGCCAGTGGATATGTCGTCAAGGACATCAAGGGAATGGAATTGGCCCGTGCGGTCAAAGAAGTGGGCGCGGGACGGTCGCTGCTCGACAATCGGGCGGCGGCGGCGTTGATGTCCAAACTGCGGGGTGGTGTCGAGAAGCCGGACCCGTTGTCCGGCCTGACCGATCAGGAGCGGACGCTGCTGGGTCTGTTGAGCGAGGGTCTTACCAACAAGCAGATCGCCGACCGGATGTTTTTGGCTGAAAAGACGGTGAAGAACTATGTATCCCGGCTGTTGGCCAAGCTGGGAATGGAGCGGCGGACGCAGGCCGCGGTATTCGCAACGCAGTTGCAGCGTTCGCGGCCGGGCGTCGGGTGA